In one Pseudomonadota bacterium genomic region, the following are encoded:
- a CDS encoding dimethylsulfonioproprionate lyase family protein: MNEQVELPAGQSIAEVPDWRYLCKEIYELYRFMSSGGSKPIRAHQRAVREAINRTLNAQPSVVLRAPHTLPVTAHLTRALSEGGDGATRPAVRALRAVAAELAWEYGYDKMPRGLARAYGYAEIAGPRGPVVTDELILGVVLFAPGCIYPAHAHEGICESYVCLSGAVSQNNQAVYAPGSLIFNPAGSKHRITVSDSEPSLLAYAWTGAPELLRANHMVLRRR; this comes from the coding sequence ATGAACGAGCAGGTGGAGCTGCCCGCTGGGCAGTCGATCGCGGAGGTGCCGGACTGGCGCTATCTGTGCAAGGAAATCTACGAGCTTTACCGCTTCATGTCCTCGGGGGGCTCAAAGCCGATCCGCGCCCATCAGCGCGCCGTGCGCGAAGCCATCAACCGCACCTTGAACGCCCAGCCCAGTGTCGTGCTGCGCGCGCCGCATACCCTGCCGGTCACGGCTCATCTCACCCGCGCCCTGAGCGAGGGCGGCGACGGCGCCACGCGGCCCGCGGTGCGGGCGCTGCGCGCGGTCGCGGCCGAGCTCGCCTGGGAATACGGCTATGACAAGATGCCCCGCGGCCTCGCCCGGGCCTACGGCTATGCCGAGATCGCCGGACCGCGCGGCCCCGTTGTCACAGACGAGCTCATCCTCGGCGTCGTGCTCTTCGCGCCGGGCTGCATCTACCCCGCCCATGCCCACGAGGGGATCTGCGAAAGCTATGTCTGCCTGTCGGGGGCCGTGAGCCAGAACAATCAGGCGGTCTATGCCCCGGGCTCTCTCATTTTCAATCCCGCGGGCTCGAAGCACCGCATCACCGTCTCCGACAGCGAGCCTTCCCTGCTGGCCTATGCGTGGACGGGCGCGCCGGAGCTTCTGCGCGCCAACCACATGGTGCTGCGCCGCCGCTGA
- a CDS encoding TIGR02453 family protein produces the protein MPSLLTKLIYDAQSFLAALAETNTRDWFAAHKDDYEERLKAPAEQLLSEMRGPLDRMSGRKITTKLFRPQRDLRFSKDKSPYHTHLHMLWSPDFAGPVTPAYFFGIAPGYVTLGAGQPDFDKGAMAAWRVAIDKNGAAMARVMDAISVEGYRISEPGFKRVPAPYGKNHPHATLLRRKGLSAWRDHDAGLTRDQLCHCFEALTPMVKALAALPAAAPAS, from the coding sequence ATGCCCAGCCTGCTGACGAAGCTGATCTACGACGCCCAGAGCTTCCTCGCCGCCCTCGCAGAGACCAACACGCGAGACTGGTTTGCCGCGCACAAGGACGATTACGAGGAGCGCCTGAAGGCCCCGGCAGAGCAGCTCCTCTCCGAGATGCGCGGCCCGCTCGACCGGATGTCGGGCCGCAAGATCACGACCAAGCTCTTCCGGCCCCAGCGCGACCTGCGCTTTTCCAAAGACAAGAGCCCGTATCACACGCATCTTCACATGCTCTGGTCCCCGGATTTCGCAGGGCCGGTGACCCCGGCCTACTTCTTCGGCATCGCGCCCGGCTACGTCACGCTCGGGGCCGGGCAGCCTGATTTCGACAAGGGCGCCATGGCTGCGTGGCGCGTGGCCATCGACAAGAACGGCGCCGCCATGGCCCGCGTGATGGATGCGATCTCGGTGGAGGGCTACAGGATCTCGGAGCCCGGCTTCAAACGCGTGCCCGCGCCTTACGGCAAGAATCATCCCCACGCCACGCTTCTGCGCCGCAAGGGCTTGAGCGCCTGGCGCGATCACGATGCCGGCCTCACTCGGGACCAGCTCTGCCACTGTTTCGAGGCGCTGACCCCCATGGTCAAGGCGCTCGCAGCCCTGCCCGCCGCGGCACCGGCGAGCTAG
- a CDS encoding MATE family efflux transporter, with protein MVTWREYMPETRAMLVLGLPLAGSLVAQVALGATDTLMMGRYGVPELAALTVATSFFFILFLAVSGFAWAALPMIAAAAERGDDQEVRRVTRMGFWLVTAFGAVCILPLWFSEPLLLLMEQEPVVAELAQDYLRIACWGIFPQVWIMVIKSYLSALERTGIVLWVTVFALLPNLALNYLLIFGNFGAPELGVRGAAVATVVVGLITFGLLLLYALRTFPEHQILRRVWRPDREILVRVFALGWPIALTSVSEVGLFFASALLMGAIGQVELAAHGVVLNIASLTFVVHLGLSQAATVRAGRAVGRASLPDLARTGKVALALSLFFVAVTVIFFLGVPEPLIRAFLKPTEPEFDAVLAMGVFLLAMAALFQLVDAAQVVALGLLRGVQDTEVPMFMAAFSYWIVGLPVAWGLGIALGWGAFGVWIGLAAGLAMAAALLMYRFWAVSARRLPRTGGEAPAMEHAG; from the coding sequence ATGGTGACATGGCGGGAATACATGCCCGAGACGCGCGCGATGCTCGTCCTCGGGCTGCCACTGGCGGGGTCGCTGGTGGCGCAGGTGGCTCTCGGGGCCACCGATACGCTCATGATGGGCCGCTACGGCGTGCCCGAGCTCGCGGCGCTGACGGTGGCGACCTCATTTTTCTTCATCCTCTTCCTGGCGGTGTCGGGCTTTGCCTGGGCCGCGCTGCCCATGATCGCGGCGGCCGCCGAGCGCGGCGATGACCAGGAGGTGCGCCGGGTGACGCGCATGGGCTTCTGGCTGGTGACCGCTTTCGGGGCGGTCTGCATCCTGCCACTTTGGTTCTCGGAGCCGCTGCTTTTGCTGATGGAGCAAGAGCCGGTCGTGGCCGAGCTCGCGCAGGATTACCTGCGCATCGCTTGCTGGGGGATCTTTCCGCAGGTCTGGATCATGGTGATCAAAAGCTACCTGAGCGCGCTCGAGCGCACGGGCATCGTGCTCTGGGTGACGGTCTTCGCGCTGCTGCCCAACCTCGCGCTGAATTACCTTCTGATCTTCGGCAATTTCGGCGCGCCGGAGCTCGGTGTGCGCGGGGCGGCGGTGGCTACCGTGGTCGTGGGGCTCATCACTTTCGGGCTCCTTTTGCTCTATGCGCTCCGAACCTTTCCCGAGCACCAGATCCTACGCCGGGTCTGGCGGCCGGACCGGGAGATCCTAGTGCGTGTCTTCGCGCTGGGCTGGCCCATCGCGCTCACCTCGGTGAGCGAGGTGGGGCTCTTCTTCGCCTCGGCGCTGCTCATGGGCGCGATCGGGCAGGTGGAGCTCGCCGCCCACGGGGTGGTGCTCAACATCGCCTCGCTCACCTTCGTCGTGCATCTGGGGCTGAGCCAGGCCGCCACGGTGCGCGCGGGGCGCGCCGTGGGGCGGGCCTCGCTCCCTGATCTGGCGCGCACGGGGAAGGTCGCGCTGGCGCTCAGCCTCTTTTTCGTGGCGGTGACGGTGATCTTTTTCCTTGGCGTGCCGGAGCCGCTCATTCGCGCGTTCCTCAAGCCGACCGAGCCGGAATTCGATGCGGTGCTCGCCATGGGCGTCTTCCTTTTGGCCATGGCCGCGCTCTTTCAGCTGGTGGACGCCGCGCAGGTGGTGGCGCTTGGGCTCCTGCGCGGGGTGCAGGATACCGAAGTGCCCATGTTCATGGCAGCCTTCAGCTATTGGATCGTGGGGCTGCCGGTGGCCTGGGGGCTGGGGATCGCGCTCGGCTGGGGCGCGTTCGGGGTCTGGATCGGCCTCGCGGCAGGTCTCGCGATGGCCGCCGCGCTCCTGATGTATCGGTTCTGGGCGGTCTCGGCGCGCCGGCTGCCCCGTACCGGCGGGGAGGCGCCCGCCATGGAGCACGCGGGCTAG
- a CDS encoding ATP-binding protein: MTSIMRGDARIHPTGLVARIVAAGAIGLGALVLLVGWGFDVERLISIAPGLPAMMPSTAAALVVAGIGCLALTTERHAVPQAICAVGLMVIFGGFFAHPSLAETASGRAPLAPVTALLIASSAVTIATGHAQPRLLMAVAVLSNLAGLALSLTVIEVRLLGSGLLGNTYGIGTMGLHTALGFLAVNVALLLAQVDNRMLSWIFSNRAQARLLKRISLVTVALIGVIFIGLLSASKADLISESVPLLQAAMFLTAAGAFLTAGFFIDDQETELEMQAALDRAETRVTHQKELAAEQEENLRVLGQIVGGVAHDFNNTLASIQGNLELISLDPGNKAHYSREAISAVGRAAELTNQLLAVGRKARAEKPVEDAAQSVRDFAHYFARALPDNVALVSEIDSASFQGLQIDAVALERSLMNLLLNARDAMPGGGTMRIRLSEQWIDNRFSGSFAYQSGVAPGRYALLEVSDTGLGMDRSVLRQATQPYFTTKGLARASGLGLASIRGISQQHGGGLLIASAPGKGTRVIMALPLSADGARPGGVSGLLPGQRTVASDVLILAVKEATQARLSRAAAQKGLSTQVVRTLNALRARLQDGTLPSFVLIGDQVVDGAPSAEIVAEIEARFPGVRASYVGQGGQSVAADPRAEAEAA, from the coding sequence ATGACTTCGATTATGAGGGGGGATGCGCGCATCCATCCCACTGGGCTCGTCGCGCGAATCGTCGCGGCGGGAGCCATCGGCCTCGGGGCGCTCGTGCTTCTCGTAGGCTGGGGTTTTGACGTCGAGCGCCTGATTAGCATCGCGCCGGGCCTGCCGGCGATGATGCCGTCCACGGCCGCCGCGCTCGTGGTGGCGGGCATCGGTTGCCTCGCGCTCACGACCGAGAGACACGCCGTGCCGCAGGCGATCTGCGCCGTGGGTCTCATGGTCATTTTCGGCGGCTTCTTCGCCCATCCGAGCCTCGCGGAGACTGCATCGGGGCGGGCGCCGTTGGCACCGGTCACCGCGCTCCTCATCGCTTCGAGCGCCGTGACCATCGCGACCGGGCATGCCCAGCCGCGCTTGCTCATGGCCGTGGCCGTCCTCTCCAATCTGGCGGGGCTCGCGCTCAGCCTAACGGTGATCGAGGTGCGGCTCCTCGGCTCGGGCCTCCTTGGCAACACCTACGGCATTGGCACCATGGGCCTCCACACTGCGCTCGGCTTTCTCGCGGTCAACGTGGCGCTGCTCCTCGCGCAGGTGGACAACAGGATGCTGAGCTGGATCTTCTCGAACCGGGCGCAGGCCCGGCTCCTCAAGCGTATCTCGCTCGTAACGGTGGCGCTGATCGGCGTGATCTTCATCGGTCTCCTCTCAGCGTCGAAGGCCGATCTCATCTCCGAGAGCGTGCCGCTCCTCCAGGCCGCGATGTTCCTGACGGCCGCCGGGGCCTTTCTCACCGCGGGATTCTTCATCGACGACCAGGAAACCGAGCTGGAGATGCAGGCCGCCCTCGACCGCGCCGAGACGCGGGTAACCCACCAAAAGGAGCTCGCCGCCGAACAGGAAGAAAACCTCCGCGTGCTGGGCCAGATCGTGGGCGGGGTGGCCCACGATTTCAACAACACGCTGGCCTCGATTCAGGGCAACCTCGAGCTCATCTCCCTCGATCCGGGCAACAAGGCACATTACTCGCGGGAGGCCATCTCCGCCGTCGGTCGCGCCGCCGAGCTCACCAATCAGCTCCTCGCCGTGGGGCGCAAGGCACGGGCGGAAAAGCCCGTGGAGGATGCCGCGCAGAGCGTGCGGGATTTCGCCCACTACTTCGCGCGCGCGCTCCCGGACAACGTCGCGCTCGTCTCCGAGATCGACAGCGCCTCCTTCCAAGGTCTGCAGATCGATGCCGTGGCGCTCGAACGCAGCCTGATGAACCTCCTCCTCAATGCGCGCGACGCCATGCCCGGCGGGGGGACGATGCGCATCCGTCTCTCAGAGCAATGGATCGACAATCGCTTTTCCGGCAGCTTCGCCTACCAATCCGGCGTGGCACCCGGCCGCTACGCCTTGCTCGAGGTGTCCGATACCGGGCTCGGCATGGACCGCAGCGTCCTGCGGCAGGCCACGCAGCCCTATTTCACCACGAAGGGGCTCGCGCGGGCGAGCGGGCTCGGCCTCGCCTCGATCCGCGGCATCAGCCAGCAGCATGGCGGCGGGCTGCTCATCGCCAGCGCACCGGGCAAGGGGACGCGGGTCATCATGGCCCTGCCGCTCAGCGCCGACGGCGCGCGCCCGGGCGGCGTCAGCGGGTTGCTCCCCGGGCAGCGCACCGTGGCCTCGGACGTGCTCATCCTCGCCGTAAAGGAAGCCACGCAGGCCCGCCTCTCCCGCGCCGCGGCGCAGAAGGGCCTGAGCACGCAGGTCGTTCGCACGCTCAACGCGCTTCGCGCGCGCCTGCAGGACGGCACGCTGCCGAGCTTCGTGCTCATCGGAGACCAGGTCGTGGACGGCGCGCCCAGCGCCGAAATCGTGGCCGAGATCGAGGCCCGCTTCCCGGGCGTCCGCGCCTCCTACGTGGGCCAGGGCGGGCAGAGCGTCGCCGCCGATCCGCGCGCCGAGGCCGAGGCCGCCTGA
- a CDS encoding pyridoxal phosphate-dependent aminotransferase codes for MPFLSTALDRVAPSATIVMSTRAMELRAEGKDVISLSAGEPDFPTPENIAKAGIVAIKEGRGRYTPPDGLVELKDAIRRKFARENGLDYARDEVMAAGGGKQILWNALVATMNPGDEVIIPAPYWTSYPDMVRMAGGEAVIVPCDVENGYKITPEALEEAITERTKWFIFNSPSNPTGAGYDAEALAGLTEVLLRHEQVWTMSDDMYEHLTFDGFEFVTPAQIEPRLRDRTLTTNGVSKAYAMTGWRIGYCGGPAPLLKAMKTVQSQSTGNACAISQLAAIEALDGPQDFIEPNKALFAARRDLVVKALNDCPGVSCPTPEGAFYVYPSIAGLIGKTTAGGTRIENDADFANALLAEAHVAVVHGAAFGLSPAFRVSYAASNAALTEATSRILSFCQAMK; via the coding sequence TTGCCCTTCCTCTCGACCGCGCTCGATCGCGTGGCCCCCTCGGCCACCATCGTCATGTCCACCCGCGCCATGGAGCTTCGGGCCGAGGGCAAGGATGTCATCTCGCTCTCCGCCGGAGAGCCGGACTTTCCCACGCCCGAGAACATCGCCAAGGCAGGCATCGTGGCCATCAAGGAGGGCCGCGGGCGCTACACCCCGCCTGACGGGCTTGTGGAGCTGAAGGACGCCATCCGCCGCAAGTTCGCGCGCGAGAACGGGCTGGACTACGCGCGCGACGAGGTCATGGCCGCGGGCGGCGGCAAGCAGATTCTCTGGAATGCCCTCGTGGCCACGATGAACCCGGGCGACGAGGTCATCATCCCCGCCCCCTACTGGACGTCCTATCCCGACATGGTGCGGATGGCGGGCGGCGAAGCTGTGATCGTGCCCTGCGATGTCGAGAACGGCTACAAGATCACCCCCGAGGCGCTGGAAGAGGCCATCACCGAGCGCACGAAATGGTTCATCTTCAATTCGCCGTCGAACCCTACCGGCGCGGGCTATGACGCTGAGGCGCTCGCGGGCCTCACGGAGGTTCTGCTGCGCCACGAACAGGTCTGGACCATGTCCGACGACATGTATGAACACTTGACCTTCGACGGCTTCGAGTTCGTCACCCCCGCCCAGATCGAGCCGCGCCTCAGGGACCGCACGCTGACGACGAACGGCGTCTCCAAGGCCTATGCCATGACCGGCTGGCGCATCGGCTATTGCGGCGGCCCGGCGCCGCTCCTGAAAGCCATGAAGACCGTGCAGAGCCAGTCCACCGGCAATGCCTGCGCCATCAGCCAGCTCGCCGCCATCGAGGCGCTCGACGGCCCGCAAGATTTCATTGAGCCCAACAAGGCGCTCTTCGCCGCGCGCCGCGATCTCGTGGTGAAGGCGCTCAATGACTGCCCGGGCGTTTCCTGCCCGACGCCCGAGGGCGCCTTCTACGTCTACCCCTCCATCGCCGGGCTCATCGGCAAGACCACCGCCGGAGGCACCCGGATCGAGAACGACGCCGATTTCGCCAACGCGCTCCTCGCCGAGGCCCATGTGGCCGTCGTCCACGGCGCGGCCTTCGGTCTTTCGCCAGCCTTCCGGGTGAGCTACGCTGCCTCAAACGCGGCCCTGACAGAGGCCACATCGCGCATTCTGTCCTTCTGTCAGGCCATGAAATAA
- a CDS encoding helix-turn-helix domain-containing protein, whose product MSEETVTADWYHDDKATLGDRITGAREAAGLSEETLAKRLGIKLRSLKEWEDDLAEPRANKVQMLAGVLNVSLRWLLTGQGDDLVPSDVAVTKSEVAAARAKLLDALDALTRIEERLHDQ is encoded by the coding sequence ATGAGCGAAGAGACCGTCACGGCGGACTGGTATCACGACGATAAGGCCACGCTGGGGGACCGGATCACCGGTGCGCGGGAGGCCGCGGGTCTGAGCGAGGAGACCCTCGCCAAGCGGCTCGGGATCAAGCTGCGCTCGCTCAAGGAATGGGAAGACGACCTCGCCGAGCCGCGCGCCAACAAGGTGCAGATGCTCGCGGGGGTCCTCAATGTTTCGCTGCGCTGGCTTCTGACGGGGCAGGGCGATGACCTTGTCCCCTCGGATGTGGCGGTGACGAAGTCGGAGGTCGCCGCAGCACGGGCCAAGCTCCTCGACGCGCTCGACGCGCTCACCCGGATCGAGGAGCGCCTCCATGACCAGTGA
- a CDS encoding succinate dehydrogenase assembly factor 2, which yields MTSETIETRRKRLYMRSIRRGIKEMDVILTAYAGACLDEMDHEALDAYEALITEPDLDIYPWIIGQTPPPPEHAPQVAKIVSKFNELQGASAGT from the coding sequence ATGACCAGTGAGACGATCGAAACCCGGCGCAAGCGGCTCTACATGCGCTCCATCCGGCGCGGCATCAAGGAGATGGACGTGATCCTCACGGCCTATGCCGGGGCCTGCCTCGACGAGATGGACCACGAGGCGCTCGATGCCTACGAGGCGCTGATCACCGAGCCCGATCTCGACATCTATCCCTGGATCATCGGGCAAACGCCGCCGCCGCCGGAGCATGCGCCGCAGGTGGCGAAAATCGTTTCAAAATTTAATGAACTTCAGGGCGCATCCGCCGGGACTTAA
- a CDS encoding winged helix DNA-binding protein: protein MSIHSLIGDKPAGGFITSYLESLALVERLHRLLLDVIKDEFERVGVLEINAVQALLLFNIGDNEVTAGELKTRGYYQGSNVSYNLKKLVEMGYMHHQRCEIDRRSVRVKLTEKGRDVRDVVAQLFSRHADGLQSGGVLGEGGIDDINVSLRRVERYWSDQIRYIY, encoded by the coding sequence ATGAGCATTCATTCATTGATCGGGGACAAGCCGGCCGGCGGCTTCATCACGAGCTATCTGGAATCGCTCGCGCTGGTGGAGCGGCTGCATCGGCTCCTTCTCGATGTCATCAAGGACGAGTTCGAACGCGTGGGCGTGTTGGAGATCAACGCGGTACAGGCGCTCTTACTCTTCAACATCGGGGATAACGAGGTCACCGCCGGCGAGCTGAAGACCCGGGGCTACTATCAGGGCTCCAACGTGAGCTACAATCTCAAGAAGCTGGTGGAGATGGGCTACATGCATCACCAGCGTTGCGAGATCGACCGCCGCTCCGTGCGCGTGAAGCTCACCGAAAAGGGGCGGGACGTGCGCGACGTGGTGGCCCAGCTCTTCAGCCGCCACGCCGACGGGCTGCAATCGGGCGGCGTCCTGGGCGAGGGCGGGATCGACGACATCAACGTCTCGCTCCGCCGGGTGGAGCGCTACTGGTCAGACCAGATCCGCTACATCTACTGA
- a CDS encoding tautomerase family protein, with translation MPLIDIHVLEGVFDADEKRRMIEGCAKAFGAVAGDAMEKITSVRVHEVPSGAWGGSESVWTTERALAVKASG, from the coding sequence ATGCCGCTCATTGATATTCACGTTCTGGAGGGCGTATTCGACGCCGACGAAAAACGCCGCATGATCGAAGGCTGCGCCAAGGCCTTTGGCGCAGTGGCGGGCGATGCGATGGAAAAGATCACCTCCGTGCGCGTCCACGAAGTACCGAGCGGGGCGTGGGGCGGGTCGGAGAGTGTCTGGACGACCGAGCGCGCGCTGGCGGTCAAGGCCTCAGGCTAG
- a CDS encoding DUF1194 domain-containing protein, translating into MIRAAALVLATLAGVAEAQAPCRQALALGLDVSASVDTNEYRLQLDGLAAALTSAEVSARILEMPQAPISLYVFEWSGPGVQRVVLPWQVVDSEGALLAAATVIRGHERNPLGDTVDQSTAIRPAIAHGLAAILQQAQCWKRTIDISGDGRHNTGGDPRAEREALSSAAVTVNGLVIGVDNPRGGDIRQLEIGELSSYYNTTVIHGPDAFVETALGFADFERAMRRKLLRELEAPVFGALAPGSSPWPGSKPSLRP; encoded by the coding sequence GTGATCCGCGCGGCGGCCCTCGTGCTCGCCACCCTCGCAGGGGTGGCCGAGGCGCAGGCGCCCTGCCGGCAGGCGCTGGCGCTGGGTCTCGATGTTTCGGCCTCGGTCGATACCAACGAATACCGGCTCCAGCTCGACGGGCTCGCCGCCGCGCTCACCTCCGCGGAGGTGTCTGCGCGCATCCTCGAGATGCCGCAGGCCCCGATCTCGCTTTACGTCTTCGAATGGAGCGGGCCGGGCGTCCAGCGTGTCGTGCTGCCCTGGCAAGTGGTCGACAGCGAGGGCGCCCTCCTTGCCGCGGCCACCGTGATCCGCGGCCACGAGCGCAATCCGCTAGGCGACACGGTGGATCAGTCCACGGCTATCCGCCCCGCCATCGCCCATGGCCTCGCGGCGATCCTCCAGCAGGCACAATGCTGGAAGCGCACGATCGATATCTCCGGGGACGGGCGCCACAATACCGGTGGCGATCCCCGCGCGGAGCGGGAGGCGCTTTCCAGTGCGGCGGTGACGGTGAACGGCCTCGTCATCGGGGTCGACAATCCGCGCGGCGGCGATATCCGGCAGCTCGAAATCGGAGAGCTCAGCTCCTACTACAACACCACCGTCATCCATGGGCCCGATGCCTTCGTGGAGACGGCCCTCGGATTTGCGGATTTCGAGCGGGCCATGCGCCGAAAGCTCCTGCGGGAACTCGAGGCCCCCGTCTTCGGCGCCCTCGCGCCCGGGTCTAGCCCCTGGCCTGGCTCAAAGCCTAGCCTGAGGCCTTGA